The following are encoded in a window of Cydia splendana chromosome 6, ilCydSple1.2, whole genome shotgun sequence genomic DNA:
- the LOC134791908 gene encoding uncharacterized protein LOC134791908 isoform X3, whose translation MDTPIQKIPLAPNEASFLESKDVLLQMLEKKLKEIKENKKLKNGNGEVLPKNVDFNLKSNGISAVGEAELLLRHGSNGQGLVNMTAEGISNVGRVQVLLGTGDNGLRIPGLSNLFSGSSVRSGDKNYDNQLQLVSQHEVDFGFRRQTNVSSGNNTDNKVNEAAETVDAVKDDKAIKIDEKDKAGPLNGTATDTTPVTAKADYVPIVPKASNTTANVASSSPVVNSDASIKSDTVTVSGVASNVENVNKVK comes from the exons ATGGATACACCGATACAAAAAATTCCACTGGCACCGAACGAAGCATCATTTCTTGAAAGTAAAGATGTTTTACTGCAAATG CTAGAAAAGAaactaaaagaaattaaagaaaacaagaaattaaaaaatggTAACGGCGAAGTTTTGCCAAAGAACGTAGATTTTAATCTGAAATCTAATGGAATTAGTGCTGTTGGCGAAGCTGAGCTGCTTCTGCGACACGGCAGTAAtg GCCAAGGATTAGTGAATATGACTGCTGAAGGCATATCCAACGTGGGAAGAGTGCAGGTTCTTTTAGGGACTGGTGACAATGGCTTACGCATACCTGGTCTCAGTAATCTGTTCTCTG GTTCATCAGTCAGATCCGGAGACAAAAATTACGACAATCAGCTACAACTAGTCAGTCAGCATGAAGTTGATTTTGGATTCAGAAGGCAAACAAACGTCTCAAGTGGTAATAATACTGATAATAAAGTAAATGAAGCTGCAGAAACAGTTGATGCTGTAAAAGATGATAAAGCTATAAAAATAGATGAAAAAGATAAAGCAGGACCACTAAACGGTACAGCAACTGACACAACACCGGTTACAGCTAAAGCAGACTATGTACCGATAGTACCAAAAGCAAGCAATACTACAGCCAATGTCGCAAGTAGCAGCCCTGTTGTTAACTCTGATGCTTCTATCAAAAGTGATACTGTTACTGTTAGCGGTGTGGCAAGCAATGTAGAAAATGTTAACAAAGTTAAGTAA
- the LOC134791908 gene encoding uncharacterized protein LOC134791908 isoform X1 — translation MLAHLDLTVLVILLDLCFRVPDAVYGVVGLVLKWFWSVIILLALNVVIISSGDKMDTPIQKIPLAPNEASFLESKDVLLQMLEKKLKEIKENKKLKNGNGEVLPKNVDFNLKSNGISAVGEAELLLRHGSNGQGLVNMTAEGISNVGRVQVLLGTGDNGLRIPGLSNLFSGSSVRSGDKNYDNQLQLVSQHEVDFGFRRQTNVSSGNNTDNKVNEAAETVDAVKDDKAIKIDEKDKAGPLNGTATDTTPVTAKADYVPIVPKASNTTANVASSSPVVNSDASIKSDTVTVSGVASNVENVNKVK, via the exons ATGCTGGCACATTTGGATCTCACTGTTCTGGtaattttattggatttatgttTTCGCGTTCCTGATGCGGTTTATGGGGTTGTTGGGTTGGTCTTGAAGTGGTTTTGGAGTGTCATAATTTTG TTGGCATTGAACGTGGTTATAATATCATCGGGTGATAAGATGGATACACCGATACAAAAAATTCCACTGGCACCGAACGAAGCATCATTTCTTGAAAGTAAAGATGTTTTACTGCAAATG CTAGAAAAGAaactaaaagaaattaaagaaaacaagaaattaaaaaatggTAACGGCGAAGTTTTGCCAAAGAACGTAGATTTTAATCTGAAATCTAATGGAATTAGTGCTGTTGGCGAAGCTGAGCTGCTTCTGCGACACGGCAGTAAtg GCCAAGGATTAGTGAATATGACTGCTGAAGGCATATCCAACGTGGGAAGAGTGCAGGTTCTTTTAGGGACTGGTGACAATGGCTTACGCATACCTGGTCTCAGTAATCTGTTCTCTG GTTCATCAGTCAGATCCGGAGACAAAAATTACGACAATCAGCTACAACTAGTCAGTCAGCATGAAGTTGATTTTGGATTCAGAAGGCAAACAAACGTCTCAAGTGGTAATAATACTGATAATAAAGTAAATGAAGCTGCAGAAACAGTTGATGCTGTAAAAGATGATAAAGCTATAAAAATAGATGAAAAAGATAAAGCAGGACCACTAAACGGTACAGCAACTGACACAACACCGGTTACAGCTAAAGCAGACTATGTACCGATAGTACCAAAAGCAAGCAATACTACAGCCAATGTCGCAAGTAGCAGCCCTGTTGTTAACTCTGATGCTTCTATCAAAAGTGATACTGTTACTGTTAGCGGTGTGGCAAGCAATGTAGAAAATGTTAACAAAGTTAAGTAA
- the LOC134791908 gene encoding uncharacterized protein LOC134791908 isoform X2 translates to MLAHLDLTVLLALNVVIISSGDKMDTPIQKIPLAPNEASFLESKDVLLQMLEKKLKEIKENKKLKNGNGEVLPKNVDFNLKSNGISAVGEAELLLRHGSNGQGLVNMTAEGISNVGRVQVLLGTGDNGLRIPGLSNLFSGSSVRSGDKNYDNQLQLVSQHEVDFGFRRQTNVSSGNNTDNKVNEAAETVDAVKDDKAIKIDEKDKAGPLNGTATDTTPVTAKADYVPIVPKASNTTANVASSSPVVNSDASIKSDTVTVSGVASNVENVNKVK, encoded by the exons ATGCTGGCACATTTGGATCTCACTGTTCTG TTGGCATTGAACGTGGTTATAATATCATCGGGTGATAAGATGGATACACCGATACAAAAAATTCCACTGGCACCGAACGAAGCATCATTTCTTGAAAGTAAAGATGTTTTACTGCAAATG CTAGAAAAGAaactaaaagaaattaaagaaaacaagaaattaaaaaatggTAACGGCGAAGTTTTGCCAAAGAACGTAGATTTTAATCTGAAATCTAATGGAATTAGTGCTGTTGGCGAAGCTGAGCTGCTTCTGCGACACGGCAGTAAtg GCCAAGGATTAGTGAATATGACTGCTGAAGGCATATCCAACGTGGGAAGAGTGCAGGTTCTTTTAGGGACTGGTGACAATGGCTTACGCATACCTGGTCTCAGTAATCTGTTCTCTG GTTCATCAGTCAGATCCGGAGACAAAAATTACGACAATCAGCTACAACTAGTCAGTCAGCATGAAGTTGATTTTGGATTCAGAAGGCAAACAAACGTCTCAAGTGGTAATAATACTGATAATAAAGTAAATGAAGCTGCAGAAACAGTTGATGCTGTAAAAGATGATAAAGCTATAAAAATAGATGAAAAAGATAAAGCAGGACCACTAAACGGTACAGCAACTGACACAACACCGGTTACAGCTAAAGCAGACTATGTACCGATAGTACCAAAAGCAAGCAATACTACAGCCAATGTCGCAAGTAGCAGCCCTGTTGTTAACTCTGATGCTTCTATCAAAAGTGATACTGTTACTGTTAGCGGTGTGGCAAGCAATGTAGAAAATGTTAACAAAGTTAAGTAA